DNA sequence from the Gopherus evgoodei ecotype Sinaloan lineage chromosome 3, rGopEvg1_v1.p, whole genome shotgun sequence genome:
AACCTGAGGAGCCGTTTCCGGAAGCTGGTGTGTTTGCTCTTGTGGGGCGTGATTGTGCAGTTCTTTTGGTCACCTGGCCTGTCCCAGAAGTGCCCCACGGCcccattgctgctgctggtgcatttGACGCTGGCACTGCGGGTCAGGGTGGGCCGGCGCTGGGAGAGGACCGGGGGGGCGCTGCCCCCGTCCCGCCCTGAGTGCCCGTCCAGGGAATCGGCCGAGTCAAAGAAGCAGGTCTGGTAGACAGAGTCCTCGCTCTCTTCGGTGGCGGTGCTGACGCAGCTGGAGGTACTGCCCGCGCCTGAGAGCATCTTCCCGAAGGCGAGGGAGCCGCTCGCGAGCCCAGCGCTGTACAGGCAGGAGCGGACAGATTCCAGCGTGTCGTAGATACTGGGGTCTTTCACCACAATCCCTGGGGGGACAAGGGGCGTTAGAACGGGCTGGGCACGACCACACAGTGCAGCAGCCAGCCCGGCGAGGGCTTCGGGGCGTCAGCCAGCAAATTAGCCCCCTCCCCGGCAGGCTGGGTGTGCTCCCAGTACGGGGAGGTCCCCACCCCTCTGGCTGCTTTTCACTCCCACAGCAAAACACACACCCAGCGCCCCCACTCACCATGCACCAGCCTCTGCTCCTGGACCATCAGCGAGCGGTACTCCCCCCACTTCTCATACAGGGTTTGCTGCAAGACAGACAGGCCAGttagggctgcctggggggacCTGGCTGCGGACGGGCGGGTAGCTCACTCCAGGTCACAGCCTCACCTTTAGGTACTGCAGCCGTGCCTCCAGCTCTGCTCTCCGGATGGATGTCCCATACAGCGTCTCCAGCCTGCAAGAGACCAGCTTCTGGTAGCGACCAACCAAATCACAGCCTTCCATGGAGAAAGGGGGTCCCCTGCCAGCCTGCTCCCCACCAGCAAAGGGGGTGTCCTCTGCAGACCCCCCCCTTTCAAGTTGCTGCAGCAAAGAGGCACTGGATGTTTTCCCATGCACTCTCCGGAGTTCAGCCCAGCACAGGACAACTTGTCGCCAGGTGGGCTTCCTGGGATCAGCTCATCCACCTCGTGCCCCCGGAGGCGGGGCCTGGTGCCGAGCTTGGGTCTGACATGGTCccacagcagaggggaaggagctcGTTACCAGGCGAAGGGGTCGGAGCTGGAGCTGGACCTGGAGTGGGCTCCCTCGCAGCCAGGTGGGGCACTCCAAGAGTGGCTCGTCCCCCCAGGCTACAAGTCCCCCAGCCGGCAGAGGACACAGACAGGGGATGAGCAGGAGCTGCTCTAAGCAAGGTGCTGGGCTCTGGGAGCCAGGCAGCCCCCAGTCCCACTGAGGCAGGGGTTATTTTCTGAGGAAGCCAGTTCCTGTGAGCACCAGCTGCTTCCTcctgcccctggcccagccctatCTCCAGGACAAGCCAGCCAGGCACCAGAGCACAGGGGCAGTGGATCCCCACCTCCCACCTGGAGCATGGGGAATatgtcccagccccagctctcctgcccctcagccccacaaGCTGGCCAGGCACTACAGCACTGGGACAGTGGATCCCCACTTCCCACCTGGAGCACGGGGAATacgtcccagccccagctctcctgccccccagcgcGGCTGCAAGCATCTCACCTGAGCACGTTCCCGGAGGCCTTGATGATTTCCACGATCTCGCGGTGTCGGATGCCCTCCACGTTCAGCCCGTTTACTGCTGTGATGGTGTCTCCTGGGAGGCAGACAAAGCACTCAGAGCTGCCCTTGCCAGTGGCATGAACCTCAGCTCAGTGCCCCCGCAAGGGAGTGGCTGATGcagccacccccttcccagccccatggaTATCTGACACTAACCCTGAGCCCTgcacagagggggcagggcagcctGAGCCACATGTCACAGAAGGGACTTTCCCCAGGTTAAGCTCAGGGCACAACTGGAGAAGAACTcacagtcctggctcccagtcgccacagctctaaccactagcccccaaccccttccccgggccagggagagaacccaggagtcctggcccccagctggAATCTGGCTGGCCGGGAACATTACAAGAACGAGTGCATGGCAGAGCTCAGAGCTACCTCACCCCACTGTCTGCTCATGGAAGGCCCCATGCTCCAGTGAACTTTGCAGAGTCACTTCCTGCACTGGGCTGCACAGCACCAGGCCGTGGCATGTGCGGTGACGTGATAAGGCGGGGGACACTGCCTGTGTGGCTGGCACCCGCCAGGGGCTGCATGCAAACAGAAGTGATTGTGAAGGGCAGTGCTTGTGACTTCCCCCTCGCGCCTGAGACTAGTCAtttcccagggccctgcagccctgggggtcAGTCAAACAATGCAAGGCCAAGAAAGGGCAGAGGGGCTGACACCCAGGTGCCACGCATGGAGCTGCCTTTTCCCGAACTATTTCtcagttctcctcctcctcccacttgGCAGCTCCCAGATCCGGTTACTTCTGTTCTACTTACTTTAACCAGTGAACACTACTGTTAGAGAAATATGGGTCTTCCCCTgagagccaggatgcctgggtccctCGGCCCACTGAATGCCTGGGTCCTACCCTGGCACTGACAGCCTCCCCCCACCATCCGTACCTCATCCTGCCCCAGGGTGTGAGATGGGGACCAAGCCCCGGGGAGCTGGCACGATGCACTTACCGGGTGTGAGCCTGGCTAACTGGGCTGGGCTCCCCTCGTGGACACGGCAGACAAAGGTGAACATTTCCACACTCTTCTTGTCTTGGTGGTGGAGTCCATAGGTCTGGAATGAGCAGCAGCCGCCAGTTCGTTAGTGGGAAGGGCTGAGCGAGCACTGGCTGGCCGGCGAGACACACAGGAAGCCTCCAGCCCCGAGGTTAGCACCATCCATCTCCCAGTGCCGTGTTacctccccaggtccctgctaCAGCTGAGGATCCAGGGACTGCCTACgctgcctccctccagctccGCGTCCCTGCACGTCACGAGCCACCACCCCAAACGTTCCGTATTTAACCAACCTTTGCACAGTGCTTAGCAACGCACAGCGATGGGGGCCCCCACACGGGCCCCCAAACCCAGCCTGCTCCAGATGGCTGCTTTGCGTGAGCTGCCAGCCCCCTCCCGCCATCTGAACCGTGACTGAGTCGGGGGCGGCTTCTGTAACTTCGGCATCATCGCTGCTAAAAATAATCCCTGGCTCAGATGcagtttaaaaatactgtaaatgcAGAGAAAGGTCTGGTCTGCAATCACTGAACCCAGGGCAGCTCCTCCACCCCGTGAGCACGCTGCTGCTCTAGGGAGCAGTGCTGCCTGCGATGGCTGAGTATGGGGCAACCCCCTCCCCAGGAACGGCTGCGAACTGCACCGCTGGGGCTGATACAGCCACACCTGGCCGCCCAGCACCACCAGGCCGGAGGAGCGGCTAGGAGAGGCAGCCCTTGGTCCCCAGGGGGCCTACCGGGTAGAACCATGATCCAAATCCCATTTGAGGTCGGTCTTCTTAGAGCGAGTGCCAGCTGATTTCTCTGCcctcaggggtggggggcactcaCCTGGATCTCAAACCCAAAtgtctcctctgcctccttctccAGCGTGATCATCTTCCTGGGGAGGGAAAGAGTCATCAGCAGCGGTCTGAGACTCCCTGTTCCACGCCGCCCATGGCTGCGTGCCCAGAACAGAGCCACGGCCCCCAGGGCAGCGTCTCATCCATG
Encoded proteins:
- the GRASP gene encoding general receptor for phosphoinositides 1-associated scaffold protein gives rise to the protein MTLRRLRRLQPKEEDAAGAAALDPGPAGGGPFLALGGCRAAEMYRALVASGGTLPRARKGSGCRWKSLSQSPEQHRKMITLEKEAEETFGFEIQTYGLHHQDKKSVEMFTFVCRVHEGSPAQLARLTPGDTITAVNGLNVEGIRHREIVEIIKASGNVLRLETLYGTSIRRAELEARLQYLKQTLYEKWGEYRSLMVQEQRLVHGIVVKDPSIYDTLESVRSCLYSAGLASGSLAFGKMLSGAGSTSSCVSTATEESEDSVYQTCFFDSADSLDGHSGRDGGSAPPVLSQRRPTLTRSASVKCTSSSNGAVGHFWDRPGDQKNCTITPHKSKHTSFRKRLLRFIPGLNRSLEEEESHL